A window from Sinanaerobacter sp. ZZT-01 encodes these proteins:
- the topA gene encoding type I DNA topoisomerase, with the protein MSKSLVIVESPSKAKTIGKFLGSKYKVIASVGHVRDLPKSKLGINIENGFEPEYISIRGKGDVIKALKKEAKGVDKVYLATDPDREGEAISWHIAYLLGIDIEKPCRIVFNEITKGAIRNAVKNPRPIDKRLVDAQQARRVLDRLVGYKISPLLWRKVRRGLSAGRVQSAALKIICDREKSILDFIPKEYWIISALLGKSKKSTSKKQFVAKLIEQDGKKITVENEQQAKQILSEIDKSQFIVDKIERKERMKRPMPPFTTSSLQQEASTKLGFYTKKTMLIAQQLYEGVELKGQGTVGLVTYIRTDSVRISNEAQEAVTAFITETYSKEYLGNHVYSNKKKDVQDAHEAIRPSNVELTPDSIKDSLSKDQYNLYKLIWSRFVASRMKASVYDGIAVEIKNHSYTFKANGSKLKFDGYLKIYNNRNEEDEDKMLPDMQEGEVLNLVDLLSDQNFTQPPSRFTEAGLVKDLEEKDIGRPSTYAPIIATLIERKYVNREKKVLKPTELGFVVTDLMKTYFKEIVDAGFTAGMEDQLDDIEVKDIHWKSVVEGFYTTLAEELEVADAAIEKVQMEDELTDEVCELCGKPMAIKHGRFGEFLACSGYPECKNTKPRVKKIDVACPKCGKDIVARKSKNGKLFYGCSGYPECNQLFWNKPINQKCPKCGALMTEKKTKTTKLMCSNPECGYKE; encoded by the coding sequence ATGAGCAAATCCTTAGTCATTGTAGAGTCACCGTCAAAGGCGAAGACGATCGGTAAATTTCTAGGAAGCAAATATAAGGTTATCGCATCTGTAGGGCATGTTCGAGATTTACCAAAAAGTAAATTGGGAATAAATATAGAAAATGGGTTTGAGCCGGAATATATTTCGATTCGGGGAAAAGGTGATGTCATTAAGGCATTAAAAAAGGAAGCTAAAGGAGTTGATAAAGTATATTTAGCAACTGACCCTGACCGCGAAGGTGAAGCAATTTCCTGGCATATTGCATATTTACTGGGTATTGATATTGAGAAACCATGCCGAATTGTATTTAATGAAATTACAAAAGGTGCAATACGGAACGCAGTAAAAAATCCAAGGCCGATAGATAAGAGACTTGTAGATGCACAACAGGCCAGACGTGTACTTGATCGCCTGGTTGGTTACAAGATCAGCCCTCTATTGTGGCGTAAGGTGCGTAGAGGATTAAGTGCAGGTCGTGTTCAATCGGCAGCATTGAAGATAATTTGCGATCGGGAAAAATCAATATTAGATTTTATCCCGAAAGAATATTGGATTATCAGTGCATTGCTGGGAAAATCAAAAAAAAGCACGAGTAAAAAACAATTTGTTGCAAAATTAATTGAACAAGATGGAAAAAAGATTACAGTAGAAAATGAGCAGCAAGCAAAGCAGATTCTATCAGAAATTGATAAGAGTCAGTTTATAGTAGATAAAATAGAGCGTAAAGAACGTATGAAACGTCCTATGCCTCCTTTTACAACAAGTAGCTTGCAGCAGGAAGCATCTACGAAATTAGGGTTTTACACAAAAAAAACAATGCTGATAGCGCAACAGCTCTATGAAGGTGTGGAATTAAAGGGGCAGGGAACGGTTGGTCTGGTTACTTACATCAGAACTGATTCTGTGCGTATTTCAAATGAAGCACAAGAGGCAGTCACTGCATTTATTACTGAAACGTATTCTAAGGAATACTTGGGCAATCATGTTTATTCAAATAAAAAGAAAGATGTTCAAGATGCGCACGAAGCCATTCGTCCAAGCAATGTAGAGTTAACACCGGACAGTATTAAAGATTCTTTATCAAAGGATCAATATAACCTTTATAAATTAATTTGGTCTCGCTTTGTAGCCAGCCGTATGAAGGCATCTGTATATGATGGAATCGCTGTAGAGATAAAGAATCATTCTTATACCTTTAAAGCAAATGGATCAAAGTTAAAATTTGATGGGTATTTAAAGATTTATAACAATAGAAATGAGGAAGATGAAGATAAGATGCTGCCGGATATGCAGGAAGGAGAGGTTTTAAACCTTGTTGATTTGTTGAGTGACCAGAACTTCACACAGCCTCCTTCTCGTTTTACAGAAGCCGGACTGGTAAAAGATTTAGAAGAAAAAGACATAGGGCGTCCAAGTACGTATGCTCCGATTATTGCGACATTGATAGAAAGAAAGTATGTCAATCGTGAAAAGAAGGTACTCAAGCCAACAGAATTGGGGTTTGTAGTTACTGATTTGATGAAAACATATTTTAAAGAAATTGTAGATGCTGGTTTTACAGCAGGCATGGAGGATCAGCTGGATGACATTGAAGTGAAAGATATACATTGGAAATCCGTTGTTGAAGGCTTTTATACAACTTTGGCAGAGGAACTTGAAGTTGCAGATGCTGCGATTGAAAAAGTTCAGATGGAAGATGAGCTAACGGATGAAGTTTGTGAACTTTGTGGAAAGCCAATGGCGATTAAACATGGACGCTTTGGAGAATTTTTAGCTTGCAGCGGGTATCCGGAGTGTAAAAACACGAAGCCGCGTGTGAAAAAAATTGATGTTGCTTGTCCAAAGTGTGGCAAGGACATCGTAGCAAGAAAAAGTAAGAATGGAAAACTGTTTTATGGGTGCAGTGGTTATCCAGAATGTAATCAATTATTTTGGAACAAGCCGATTAACCAAAAATGTCCAAAATGTGGTGCTCTTATGACAGAGAAGAAAACAAAAACAACGAAACTTATGTGTTCGAATCCAGAATGCGGGTATAAAGAATAA
- the dprA gene encoding DNA-processing protein DprA yields MEQSNLFMATVYEIWLDRLKGIRPLDKLKLIEKYKDCTSLYACADKIKLNTNLQEAEAQIDYMKKNKIGCVCYSDKNYPLFLREMNNPPWMLYYKGKASLWHTPCIAIVGARNASQYGKIVSFQLAERMAKCNVTVVSGLAYGVDSAAHQGALKNGGNTIAVFGCGVDICYPTSNRALMKEIEEKGLIVSEFLPGTPPRPYRFPMRNRIISGLSQAVVVTEAGLSSGSLITADFAAEQGREIFSVPGNITQINSIGTNKLIQDGAIPVVTVMDIEKNLGFTEKHEEKVCAKSIGIEEKQLYDIILLEGETTIDFLCKKLKKTPSYINGMVTILEIKGVIESSFGKIFIAK; encoded by the coding sequence TTGGAACAATCTAATTTATTTATGGCTACAGTTTATGAAATATGGTTGGATCGCCTAAAAGGTATTCGACCTCTCGATAAGTTAAAATTAATAGAGAAATATAAAGACTGTACGTCTCTTTATGCATGTGCGGACAAAATTAAGCTTAATACAAATTTACAAGAGGCAGAGGCACAGATCGATTATATGAAGAAAAATAAAATCGGGTGTGTTTGTTATTCAGATAAAAATTACCCTCTTTTTCTTCGGGAGATGAATAATCCGCCGTGGATGCTATATTATAAAGGTAAAGCGAGTCTGTGGCATACACCATGCATTGCGATTGTAGGAGCAAGAAATGCATCTCAGTATGGAAAAATCGTATCCTTTCAGCTAGCAGAAAGAATGGCAAAGTGTAATGTAACGGTTGTAAGTGGATTAGCATATGGCGTTGATTCAGCAGCGCATCAGGGAGCATTAAAAAATGGAGGAAATACTATTGCAGTATTTGGATGTGGAGTTGATATCTGTTACCCTACATCTAACCGTGCTCTGATGAAAGAAATTGAAGAAAAAGGTTTGATTGTTTCTGAATTTCTTCCGGGAACGCCGCCAAGACCGTATCGTTTTCCTATGCGCAACCGCATTATCAGCGGATTATCTCAGGCAGTCGTTGTGACAGAGGCTGGCTTGTCAAGCGGTTCTTTGATTACAGCAGATTTTGCAGCAGAACAGGGAAGGGAAATTTTTTCAGTGCCGGGAAATATTACACAAATTAATAGTATTGGAACAAATAAATTAATTCAAGACGGGGCAATTCCTGTTGTCACAGTTATGGATATTGAAAAAAATTTAGGATTTACAGAAAAGCATGAAGAGAAAGTATGTGCTAAATCCATTGGAATTGAAGAGAAACAGCTTTATGATATCATTTTGTTAGAAGGAGAGACCACGATTGATTTCTTATGTAAGAAATTAAAAAAAACACCATCATATATCAATGGAATGGTGACTATTTTAGAGATAAAAGGTGTAATTGAAAGCAGTTTTGGAAAAATTTTTATTGCAAAGTAA
- the hslV gene encoding ATP-dependent protease subunit HslV produces the protein MGEFHATTIVAVRRNGKDICIGGDGQVTMGQTAIMKNNAKKVRKIYKNTVVTGFAGSVSDAFTLTEKFEKKLEEHSGNLKRAAVALAQMWRSDRAMRNLEALMLAADEESLLLISGNGEVIEPDENFVAIGSGGNFAYAAANALYNHTDMTAEEVVRESLRIASSICVYTNDHISIEKL, from the coding sequence ATGGGAGAATTTCATGCAACAACCATTGTAGCCGTACGAAGAAACGGGAAAGATATTTGTATTGGTGGCGATGGTCAGGTCACTATGGGCCAAACTGCGATTATGAAGAATAATGCTAAAAAAGTACGTAAGATTTATAAAAATACAGTAGTAACCGGATTTGCCGGTTCGGTATCAGATGCGTTTACCTTGACAGAAAAATTTGAAAAAAAATTAGAGGAACATTCCGGAAACTTAAAAAGAGCTGCTGTTGCTCTTGCACAGATGTGGAGATCCGATCGTGCAATGAGAAATTTAGAGGCACTCATGCTTGCTGCAGATGAAGAGAGTTTGCTTTTGATTTCTGGAAACGGAGAAGTAATTGAACCAGATGAAAACTTTGTGGCAATTGGTTCAGGCGGAAATTTTGCATACGCTGCGGCGAATGCTTTATATAATCATACTGACATGACAGCAGAAGAAGTTGTGAGGGAATCCTTACGCATTGCTTCTTCTATTTGTGTTTATACAAATGATCACATTTCCATAGAAAAGTTATAA
- the hslU gene encoding ATP-dependent protease ATPase subunit HslU, translated as MSQLYSMTPKQIVQELDKYIIGQDEAKKSVALALRNRYRRSLLPDEMREEITPKNILMMGPTGVGKTEIARRLSKLMDAPFVKVEATKFTEVGYVGRDVDSMVRDLMEASIRITKQKRLQEKYSIADEMAEEKIIEAIIPGKKKSPSASGGVRGPFDFIMGGFQQPQSSQNTLPLQDSKEQEVSDVELAREQVRQQLKQGLLEEQFIEIEVAESQKGMNQLDLGNEGASITIGNIFGDMMPKKKKKKNVRVKDARKILREQEAQNLIDMDQVTSEALENAEQNGIIFIDEIDKIASSSGYKSGADVSREGVQRDILPIVEGSVVNTKYGPLKTDHILFIGAGAFHIAKPTDLIPELQGRFPIRVELENLTKEAFVQILTVPENALLKQHKMLLETEGIKVSFKEDAVEEIATIAYLTNEQTENIGARRLHTIMEKLLEDISFNIPDMEEEEVIIDAAYVKEKFADKIHEDDIDRYIL; from the coding sequence ATGAGTCAATTATACAGCATGACCCCAAAACAGATTGTACAAGAATTGGATAAATATATTATTGGTCAGGATGAGGCAAAGAAATCAGTTGCCTTAGCTTTGCGTAACCGTTATCGCAGAAGCTTGCTTCCTGATGAAATGCGTGAGGAGATTACGCCGAAAAATATTTTGATGATGGGTCCTACAGGTGTAGGTAAGACGGAAATCGCGAGGAGACTATCTAAACTGATGGATGCTCCTTTTGTAAAGGTAGAAGCAACAAAGTTCACAGAAGTAGGATATGTTGGGCGTGATGTCGATTCTATGGTGAGAGACTTAATGGAAGCATCCATTCGAATCACGAAGCAGAAGCGTCTTCAAGAAAAATATTCGATTGCAGATGAAATGGCAGAGGAAAAAATCATTGAAGCCATTATACCAGGCAAGAAAAAATCCCCTTCTGCATCTGGAGGGGTTCGTGGCCCGTTTGATTTTATTATGGGAGGATTTCAGCAGCCCCAGAGCAGCCAAAACACTCTTCCGCTTCAAGACAGTAAAGAACAAGAAGTGAGCGATGTAGAACTTGCAAGAGAACAAGTGCGTCAGCAGCTCAAGCAGGGACTTTTGGAAGAACAATTCATTGAAATCGAAGTTGCAGAATCTCAAAAAGGTATGAATCAGCTGGATTTGGGTAATGAAGGTGCTAGTATTACTATAGGGAATATCTTTGGAGATATGATGCCTAAAAAGAAGAAAAAGAAAAATGTTCGCGTGAAAGATGCGAGAAAAATTTTGAGAGAACAAGAAGCACAAAATTTAATTGACATGGATCAAGTAACGTCAGAAGCTTTAGAAAATGCGGAGCAAAACGGGATTATTTTTATTGATGAAATTGATAAGATTGCCTCTAGTTCCGGATATAAGTCAGGAGCAGACGTTTCAAGAGAAGGAGTCCAGAGAGATATCCTTCCAATTGTTGAAGGCAGTGTCGTTAATACAAAGTACGGTCCATTGAAAACAGATCATATCTTGTTTATCGGTGCAGGTGCATTTCACATTGCAAAACCGACCGATTTAATTCCGGAACTGCAAGGGAGGTTCCCAATTCGTGTAGAATTGGAAAACTTGACCAAAGAAGCCTTCGTGCAAATATTGACAGTGCCGGAGAATGCACTCTTAAAACAGCATAAAATGCTTTTGGAGACAGAAGGTATAAAAGTAAGCTTTAAGGAGGATGCGGTAGAGGAAATTGCAACCATCGCATACTTAACAAATGAGCAGACGGAAAATATCGGTGCAAGAAGACTTCACACAATAATGGAAAAATTGTTGGAAGATATATCCTTTAATATTCCAGATATGGAAGAGGAAGAAGTGATTATTGATGCCGCATATGTAAAGGAGAAATTTGCCGATAAAATTCATGAAGATGATATTGATCGCTATATTTTATAA
- the yunB gene encoding sporulation protein YunB — protein MSSHKRKKQNGRGNTKGFLCLILCFLFLIYSLFFLIKVVKPSITSVSEMRVKAIVTQTINEAIREKFIEDINAGNLIETELDKEGKIALVQADTVAMNRLAADMTVRIQEKLMDLKDTKVKLPLGSLMGSQILSQVGPKLNLRILPMATTEVSFKTEFESTGINQTRHRVYLEVNSSAKVLVPFSSNKMQLKNTVLVAETIIVGDVPQSYIFVPEKGILDVVK, from the coding sequence ATGAGCAGTCATAAAAGGAAAAAACAAAATGGGCGTGGAAATACAAAAGGGTTTCTATGTTTGATTTTATGCTTCCTTTTTCTAATCTACAGCCTTTTTTTCTTAATCAAAGTAGTAAAACCTTCGATTACATCTGTATCTGAAATGAGAGTAAAAGCAATCGTAACCCAGACAATCAATGAAGCGATTCGTGAAAAATTTATTGAAGATATTAATGCAGGAAATTTAATTGAGACAGAACTTGATAAAGAAGGTAAGATCGCATTGGTGCAAGCAGATACAGTAGCTATGAACCGATTAGCTGCAGATATGACTGTCCGTATTCAGGAAAAACTAATGGATTTAAAAGATACAAAAGTAAAACTGCCGCTTGGAAGTTTAATGGGAAGCCAAATTCTTTCACAGGTGGGGCCAAAATTGAATTTAAGAATTCTCCCTATGGCTACGACTGAAGTAAGCTTTAAAACGGAATTTGAGAGCACAGGAATTAATCAAACGCGTCATCGAGTGTATTTAGAAGTAAATAGCAGTGCAAAAGTTCTGGTTCCGTTTTCCAGTAATAAAATGCAATTGAAAAATACGGTTTTAGTTGCAGAAACCATCATCGTAGGAGATGTACCGCAAAGTTACATATTTGTGCCGGAAAAGGGAATATTAGATGTCGTGAAATAG
- the codY gene encoding GTP-sensing pleiotropic transcriptional regulator CodY: protein MGRTLLEKIRKLNWMLQESVEGAFSFNELCEILSDLLDGNVYVASRKGKVIGVHYKDHVDSAMIMDAATGSETFPNEYNDALLSINETRCNLKDEKVLEIFKYDYDTAEKLHTIIPIFGGKKRQGTLIVARYEPEFTDEDIILGEYGATVVGLEIQRRKAIEAEEEERKRSVVRMAIGTLSYSEAEAVRQIFKELQGNEGLLVASKIADRSGITRSVIVNALRKLESAGVIESRSLGMKGTHIKIINSKFKEELAVLDN, encoded by the coding sequence ATGGGAAGAACTTTATTGGAAAAAATAAGAAAATTGAATTGGATGCTGCAAGAAAGTGTAGAAGGTGCCTTTTCATTTAATGAGCTGTGTGAAATACTAAGCGACCTTTTGGATGGAAATGTATATGTAGCCAGCCGAAAAGGAAAGGTGATTGGTGTACATTATAAAGATCATGTTGACAGTGCTATGATTATGGACGCTGCTACAGGGAGTGAAACATTTCCAAACGAATATAATGATGCACTGCTTTCCATCAATGAGACACGATGTAATTTAAAAGATGAAAAGGTTTTGGAAATTTTTAAGTATGATTATGATACAGCAGAAAAGCTGCACACAATCATTCCTATCTTTGGAGGAAAGAAAAGACAGGGTACTCTCATTGTAGCAAGATATGAACCGGAATTTACCGATGAAGATATTATTCTGGGTGAGTATGGAGCAACAGTTGTTGGCTTGGAAATCCAAAGAAGAAAAGCAATTGAAGCAGAGGAAGAAGAGCGAAAGAGAAGTGTGGTTCGCATGGCGATAGGAACTTTATCTTATTCCGAAGCAGAAGCAGTTCGCCAGATTTTTAAAGAATTGCAAGGCAATGAAGGATTACTGGTGGCAAGTAAAATTGCGGATCGCTCTGGCATTACACGTTCTGTTATCGTGAATGCTTTGCGCAAATTAGAGAGTGCTGGTGTGATAGAATCCAGATCATTGGGAATGAAGGGAACACATATTAAGATTATCAATAGTAAATTTAAAGAAGAGCTCGCTGTTTTGGACAATTAA